One window of the Arthrobacter sp. D5-1 genome contains the following:
- the amiA gene encoding streptamidine family RiPP has protein sequence MEKTTVLVEVEETEQLAHLSATHSNALVENPFD, from the coding sequence ATGGAAAAGACCACGGTTTTGGTTGAAGTTGAAGAGACCGAGCAGCTGGCACACCTGTCGGCAACACACTCGAATGCACTGGTCGAGAACCCGTTCGACTAG